A region from the Pseudomonas sp. Teo4 genome encodes:
- a CDS encoding glycine betaine ABC transporter substrate-binding protein, with translation MKKTIALLLGAALLFAGFAQAADKPLIRIGARVFTEQTVLAEITAQYLRANGFDVRVTTGLGSSIARQAQETGQLDLMWEYTGVSLVSYNHIDQRMPSAEATYAKVKELDAKKGLVWLTPSKFSNTYALALPRKVAQAYPQVTNISDLNKVLRAESERSHLVALDTEFANRPDGLVGLKQMYDLQVGRSNIRQMDAGLVYTALRNNQVFTGLVYTTDGRLSAFDLKLLEDDKHYFPDYTAAPVVRKAVLDANPRLATLLKPLAEQLDDETMRQLNAKVDVEHQNPNSVAAAFLREHPLKEVQP, from the coding sequence ATGAAGAAGACAATCGCCTTGCTGCTGGGCGCGGCCTTGCTGTTCGCAGGATTTGCCCAGGCAGCGGACAAACCGCTGATCCGCATCGGTGCGCGCGTGTTCACCGAACAGACCGTGCTGGCCGAGATCACCGCCCAGTATCTGCGCGCCAACGGCTTCGATGTACGCGTGACCACCGGCCTTGGCAGCAGCATTGCGCGCCAGGCCCAGGAAACCGGCCAGCTCGACCTGATGTGGGAGTACACCGGGGTCTCGCTGGTGTCCTACAACCACATCGACCAACGCATGCCCAGCGCCGAGGCCACCTACGCCAAGGTCAAAGAGCTGGACGCGAAGAAGGGCCTGGTCTGGTTGACGCCATCGAAGTTCAGCAACACCTACGCATTGGCCTTGCCACGCAAGGTGGCGCAAGCGTACCCGCAGGTCACCAATATCTCCGACCTCAACAAGGTTCTGCGCGCTGAAAGCGAACGCAGCCACCTGGTGGCCCTGGATACCGAGTTCGCCAACCGTCCAGACGGCCTGGTCGGCCTCAAGCAGATGTACGACCTGCAAGTCGGCCGCTCGAACATTCGCCAGATGGACGCAGGGCTGGTCTACACCGCCTTGCGCAACAACCAGGTGTTCACAGGCCTGGTCTACACCACCGACGGCCGCCTGAGCGCCTTCGACCTGAAGCTGCTGGAAGACGACAAGCACTACTTCCCCGACTACACCGCCGCCCCCGTGGTGCGCAAGGCCGTGCTCGACGCCAACCCAAGGTTGGCCACGCTGCTCAAACCTCTGGCCGAGCAACTGGATGATGAAACCATGCGCCAGCTCAACGCCAAGGTGGATGTGGAACACCAGAACCCCAACTCCGTGGCCGCTGCGTTCCTGCGCGAACACCCACTCAAGGAGGTGCAGCCATGA
- a CDS encoding ABC transporter permease, with translation MNLLDTFAHLDWAQVLQLTWQHIMLVGVAVGLAIIVGVPLGILMTRFPAVAGPLQASATVLLTIPSIALFGLLLPFYSKFGQGLGPLPAITAVFLYSLLPILRNTYLALTNVEPGIREAARGIGMTFGQRLRMVELPIAVPVILAGVRTAVVMNIGVMTIAATIGAGGLGVLILTSISRSDMSMLLVGAVLVSLLAIIADLLLQILQRALTPEGLRS, from the coding sequence ATGAACCTGCTCGATACCTTCGCCCACCTCGACTGGGCCCAGGTGCTGCAACTGACCTGGCAGCACATCATGCTGGTCGGCGTCGCGGTGGGGTTGGCGATCATCGTCGGCGTGCCGCTGGGCATCCTGATGACCCGCTTCCCCGCCGTTGCCGGCCCTTTGCAAGCCAGCGCCACGGTGCTGCTGACCATTCCATCGATCGCCCTGTTCGGCCTGTTGCTGCCGTTCTATTCCAAGTTCGGCCAGGGGCTCGGCCCTTTGCCGGCGATCACGGCCGTGTTCCTTTATTCGCTGCTGCCGATTCTGCGCAACACCTACCTGGCCCTGACCAACGTCGAGCCGGGCATCCGTGAAGCCGCCAGAGGCATCGGCATGACCTTCGGCCAGCGCCTGCGCATGGTCGAACTGCCCATCGCGGTGCCGGTGATTCTCGCCGGTGTACGCACCGCCGTGGTCATGAACATCGGCGTCATGACCATCGCCGCCACCATCGGTGCTGGCGGCCTCGGCGTGCTCATCCTCACCTCCATCAGCCGCAGCGACATGTCGATGCTGCTGGTCGGCGCTGTGCTGGTCAGCCTGCTGGCGATCATCGCCGACCTGCTCCTGCAAATCCTGCAACGTGCCCTGACTCCAGAAGGACTGCGCTCATGA
- a CDS encoding ABC transporter ATP-binding protein (Members of the family are the ATP-binding subunit of ABC transporters for substrates such as betaine, L-proline or other amino acids, choline, carnitine, etc. The substrate specificity is best determined from the substrate-binding subunit, rather than this subunit, as it interacts with the permease subunit and not with substrate directly.) has translation MIELKNLSKTFNVNGKDVKAVDSVSLTVNEGEICVFLGPSGCGKSTTLKMINRLITPTSGQVFINGEDTSALDEVTLRRHIGYVIQQIGLFPNMTIEENITVVPRLLGWDKQKCHERARELMHMIKLEPKQYLQRYPRELSGGQQQRIGVIRALAAEAPVLLMDEPFGAVDPINREMIQNEFFEMQRALNKTVIMVSHDIDEAIKLGDKIAIFRAGKLLQLDHPDTLLAHPVDDFVSNFVGQDSTLKRLLLVRAEDAADNAPSVSPETPVGDALELLDEHDRRYVVVTDAANKALGYVRRRDMHRQQGTCGEFLRPFNATASHDEHLRILLSRMYEFNRAWLPVLDAEQVFLGEVTQESIAAYLSSGRSRGAKTSIVSPAEAVAS, from the coding sequence ATGATCGAACTCAAGAACCTCAGCAAGACCTTCAACGTGAACGGCAAGGACGTCAAAGCCGTCGACTCGGTAAGCCTCACCGTCAACGAAGGCGAGATCTGCGTGTTCCTTGGCCCTTCTGGTTGCGGCAAGAGCACCACGCTGAAGATGATCAACCGCCTGATCACCCCAACTTCCGGCCAGGTGTTCATCAACGGCGAAGACACCAGCGCACTGGACGAAGTGACCCTGCGCCGCCACATCGGTTACGTGATCCAGCAGATCGGCTTGTTCCCCAACATGACCATCGAGGAAAACATCACCGTGGTCCCGCGCCTGCTCGGCTGGGACAAGCAAAAGTGCCACGAGCGCGCCCGCGAGCTGATGCACATGATCAAGCTCGAACCCAAACAGTACCTGCAGCGCTATCCCCGGGAGCTGTCCGGTGGACAGCAGCAGCGCATCGGCGTGATTCGCGCCCTGGCTGCCGAGGCGCCGGTGCTGTTGATGGATGAGCCGTTCGGCGCGGTCGACCCGATCAACCGCGAGATGATCCAGAACGAGTTCTTCGAGATGCAACGGGCGCTGAACAAGACCGTGATCATGGTCAGCCATGACATCGACGAAGCCATCAAGCTGGGCGACAAGATCGCCATCTTCCGCGCTGGCAAGCTGTTGCAGCTGGACCATCCGGATACCCTGCTGGCCCATCCGGTCGACGATTTCGTCAGCAACTTCGTCGGCCAGGACAGCACCTTGAAACGCCTGTTGCTGGTGCGCGCCGAAGATGCGGCGGACAACGCGCCTTCGGTGAGCCCCGAGACGCCGGTGGGCGACGCGCTGGAATTGCTGGACGAGCACGACCGTCGCTATGTGGTGGTAACCGATGCGGCGAACAAGGCGCTGGGGTATGTGCGTCGGCGTGACATGCATCGCCAGCAAGGCACGTGTGGCGAATTCCTGCGCCCTTTCAATGCCACGGCTTCCCATGACGAGCACCTGCGCATCCTGTTATCGCGGATGTACGAGTTCAACCGGGCGTGGTTGCCGGTGCTGGATGCCGAGCAGGTGTTCCTGGGTGAGGTGACTCAGGAATCGATTGCGGCTTATCTGAGTTCGGGGAGGTCGCGGGGGGCGAAGACCAGCATCGTTTCGCCGGCTGAGGCAGTGGCCTCTTAA
- a CDS encoding TonB-dependent siderophore receptor, producing the protein MNNNKPFPRFRALALALAVSAVAVNSHAEQATAAIQIQAQPLASALSQLGQQTSLQLFFSPELVAGKQAPAVSGNLAPEQALQQLLQGSGLTYEMSQDTVVVKPAETAGTLTTGSLELAPTDVKVVGDWLGDAQQSVVQNHPGARTVVRREAMVEKGTMNVRDALRGIPGVQVQDSNGTGGSDLSLNVGVRGLTSRLSPRSTVLIDGIPAAFAPYGQPQLSMAPISSGNLDSIDVVRGAGSVRYGPQNVGGVINFVTRAIPEKASAELSTTLETSQHGGWKHTESAFVGGTADNGMGVALLYTGVNGNGYRESNNGNDIDDVILKTHWAPTDSDEFWLNFHYYDGRADMPGGLTQAQYDQNPFQSVRDYDYFSGRRKDVSFKWLRQIDDATQFEVLTYYTDSFRGSAIASRDMKTLSSYPRNYHTFAIEPRVSRIFFAGPTTQEVSVGYRYLKEAMREQSTRLGLVDNVPTPIPGSDGHVFQDRSGGTEASAYYIDDKIDVGNWTITPGIRFEHINTDWRDRPVIGANGKPVAEKNRSITSNEPLPSLSVMYHISDAWKVFANYETSFGSLQYFQLGQGGTGNSTANGLEPEKAKTYEIGTRYDNGGFAGELTAFYIDFDDELQYISNDVGWTNLGATKHQGIEASMRYDLAGLDPRLQGLSANAGFTYTRATYEGEIPGFKGRDLPFYSRQVATAGLRYEINRWTWNLDAYAQSKQRAPGTGINADGSFNGDYITEPSADGQYGDIPGYVTWHARGGYDFGPQMSNLKLAAGVKNLFDKQYFTRSSDNNAGIYVGEPRTFYVQASVGF; encoded by the coding sequence GTGAACAACAACAAGCCATTCCCTCGCTTCCGCGCTCTGGCGCTGGCCCTGGCGGTCAGCGCCGTGGCCGTCAACAGCCATGCCGAACAGGCCACCGCCGCAATCCAGATCCAGGCCCAGCCGTTGGCGTCGGCGCTGAGCCAATTGGGCCAGCAGACCAGCCTGCAGCTGTTCTTCAGCCCTGAGCTGGTGGCCGGCAAGCAGGCCCCGGCGGTGTCCGGCAACCTGGCACCGGAGCAAGCGTTGCAGCAGTTGCTGCAAGGCAGCGGGCTGACCTATGAGATGTCCCAGGACACCGTGGTGGTGAAACCGGCCGAGACCGCTGGCACCCTGACCACCGGCAGCCTGGAACTGGCCCCTACCGATGTGAAGGTGGTGGGTGACTGGCTGGGTGATGCCCAGCAGAGCGTGGTGCAGAACCACCCCGGCGCGCGCACGGTGGTGCGCCGCGAGGCGATGGTGGAAAAGGGCACGATGAACGTGCGTGACGCACTGCGTGGCATCCCTGGCGTGCAGGTTCAGGACTCCAACGGCACTGGCGGCAGCGACCTGTCGCTGAACGTTGGTGTACGCGGCCTGACCTCGCGCCTGTCGCCCCGTTCGACTGTGCTTATCGACGGCATTCCGGCGGCCTTCGCCCCATATGGTCAGCCGCAGCTGTCCATGGCGCCGATTTCCTCGGGCAACCTCGACAGCATCGACGTGGTCCGTGGCGCAGGCTCGGTGCGTTATGGCCCGCAGAACGTCGGTGGGGTGATCAACTTCGTGACCCGGGCGATTCCCGAGAAGGCCTCGGCCGAGTTGTCCACTACCCTGGAAACCTCGCAGCATGGCGGTTGGAAGCACACCGAGTCGGCGTTCGTCGGCGGTACAGCAGACAACGGCATGGGCGTTGCGTTGCTGTACACCGGGGTGAACGGCAACGGCTACCGCGAAAGCAACAACGGCAATGACATCGACGATGTCATCCTCAAGACCCACTGGGCGCCGACCGACAGTGACGAGTTCTGGCTGAACTTCCACTACTACGATGGCCGTGCCGACATGCCCGGTGGCCTGACCCAGGCGCAGTACGACCAGAACCCGTTCCAGTCGGTACGTGACTACGACTACTTCTCTGGCCGGCGCAAGGACGTGTCGTTCAAGTGGCTGCGCCAGATCGACGATGCCACCCAGTTCGAAGTGCTGACGTACTACACCGACAGTTTCCGTGGCAGTGCGATTGCCTCGCGCGACATGAAGACCTTGTCTTCCTACCCGCGCAACTACCACACCTTCGCCATCGAGCCGCGTGTGTCCCGGATCTTCTTCGCCGGCCCCACCACCCAGGAAGTCAGCGTGGGTTACCGCTACCTGAAAGAGGCCATGCGCGAGCAGTCCACGCGTCTGGGCCTGGTCGACAACGTGCCCACGCCGATTCCGGGTTCCGACGGCCATGTGTTCCAGGACCGCAGCGGTGGCACCGAGGCCAGCGCCTACTACATCGACGACAAGATCGACGTCGGCAACTGGACCATTACCCCCGGCATCCGCTTCGAGCACATCAACACCGACTGGCGTGATCGCCCGGTGATCGGTGCCAACGGCAAGCCGGTGGCTGAGAAGAACCGCAGCATCACCAGCAACGAGCCACTGCCATCGCTCAGCGTGATGTACCACATCTCCGACGCCTGGAAGGTGTTCGCCAACTACGAAACATCGTTCGGCAGCCTGCAGTACTTCCAGCTGGGTCAGGGCGGCACCGGCAACAGCACCGCCAATGGCCTGGAGCCGGAAAAGGCCAAGACCTACGAGATCGGTACACGTTATGACAACGGCGGCTTTGCAGGCGAACTGACGGCGTTCTACATCGACTTCGATGATGAGCTGCAGTACATCAGCAACGATGTGGGCTGGACCAACCTGGGCGCGACCAAGCACCAAGGTATCGAAGCATCGATGCGTTATGACCTGGCCGGCCTCGACCCGCGTCTGCAGGGGTTGTCGGCCAATGCAGGTTTCACCTACACCCGCGCTACCTATGAAGGGGAAATTCCAGGCTTCAAGGGCCGCGACTTGCCGTTCTACTCCCGCCAAGTGGCCACTGCCGGCCTGCGCTATGAAATCAACCGCTGGACCTGGAATCTGGATGCCTACGCCCAGTCCAAGCAGCGCGCGCCAGGCACCGGGATCAACGCCGATGGTAGTTTCAACGGTGACTACATCACCGAGCCGAGTGCTGACGGGCAGTACGGCGACATTCCGGGTTACGTGACCTGGCATGCCCGCGGTGGTTATGACTTCGGGCCGCAGATGTCGAACCTGAAGCTGGCGGCGGGGGTGAAGAACCTCTTCGACAAGCAGTACTTCACCCGCTCCAGCGACAACAATGCCGGCATTTATGTGGGTGAGCCGCGCACCTTCTATGTGCAGGCCAGTGTAGGGTTCTGA
- a CDS encoding FecR family protein has translation MNQHGTDTVRDQAAEWFARVQDAPQDAGLMAQLRAWLEAHPSHREEYEVLARLWCAADFIPQQRLQTLCEPEPVRQLPRRGFLRQALAAGVAVAALGLGWSAWQYQHLNHQDSLQTAFGERRQVDLPDGSHLELNGGTRLQVAFSAGRRHIVLEAGEAMFTVAHDTSRPFVVDTAQGSVTVTGTRFDVRLDPALTRVAVEQGSVRVQGRDASLAQLTAGQGSSIDAQGKVAGPYAVNAAALTAWRQGKLVFDNATLAEVVAEVSRYRVQPLRVAPGKVAGLRLSSTFSTDDTDALLRALPSILPVAIKTHEDGSREIIAK, from the coding sequence ATGAACCAGCACGGCACCGATACCGTCCGCGACCAGGCGGCCGAATGGTTCGCTCGCGTGCAGGATGCGCCGCAAGATGCCGGGCTGATGGCCCAGTTGCGGGCCTGGCTGGAGGCCCATCCTAGCCATCGCGAGGAGTATGAGGTGCTGGCGCGGCTCTGGTGCGCTGCCGATTTCATCCCACAACAGCGGCTGCAGACCTTGTGCGAACCGGAGCCGGTACGCCAGCTGCCACGGCGTGGATTCCTGCGCCAGGCATTGGCTGCCGGTGTGGCGGTGGCGGCCCTGGGCCTGGGCTGGAGTGCTTGGCAGTATCAGCACCTGAATCATCAGGACTCCTTGCAGACCGCCTTCGGCGAGCGCCGTCAGGTCGACCTTCCCGACGGTTCGCACCTTGAGCTCAATGGCGGCACGCGCCTGCAGGTGGCCTTCAGCGCTGGCCGCAGGCACATCGTGCTGGAAGCCGGCGAGGCGATGTTCACGGTGGCTCACGACACCAGCCGGCCATTCGTGGTCGACACCGCCCAAGGCAGCGTGACCGTCACTGGTACCCGTTTCGACGTGCGCCTGGACCCGGCGCTTACCCGCGTGGCTGTCGAGCAAGGCTCGGTGCGTGTGCAGGGCCGTGATGCGTCACTGGCGCAATTGACTGCAGGGCAAGGCTCGTCCATCGATGCGCAGGGCAAGGTGGCCGGGCCTTACGCGGTCAATGCGGCTGCGCTGACGGCCTGGCGCCAGGGCAAGCTGGTGTTCGACAACGCAACCTTGGCCGAAGTGGTGGCAGAAGTGTCCCGTTACCGTGTCCAACCACTGCGTGTCGCCCCTGGCAAGGTCGCCGGCCTGCGCTTGTCCAGTACCTTCAGCACCGACGACACCGACGCGTTGCTGCGGGCCTTGCCGAGCATCCTGCCAGTGGCCATCAAGACCCACGAAGACGGTTCCCGAGAAATAATCGCAAAATAA
- a CDS encoding RNA polymerase sigma factor, with protein MSGHKGFLDHYHELIGTWTRKLRSRQQAEDLTHDAFVRVLENTREQVDQPRAYLHQTARNIAVDGFRREDRRQQLEQESFDEGVASSDDPEAYVHALELADSVERALAELPLNCRRVFIWQKLEGLTQAEIAERMGLTKNMVEKYMIRTLRHLREHLDVSAR; from the coding sequence GTGTCTGGACATAAAGGCTTCCTCGACCACTACCATGAGCTGATCGGCACCTGGACGCGCAAGTTGCGCAGTCGTCAGCAGGCCGAGGACCTTACCCATGATGCCTTCGTGCGGGTTCTGGAGAACACGCGTGAACAGGTCGATCAGCCACGCGCCTATCTTCACCAGACCGCCCGCAACATCGCAGTGGACGGTTTTCGTCGCGAAGATCGACGCCAGCAACTGGAGCAGGAAAGCTTCGATGAGGGCGTCGCGTCCAGCGACGACCCCGAAGCCTATGTGCACGCCCTGGAACTGGCCGACAGTGTCGAGCGGGCCTTGGCCGAGCTTCCTCTCAACTGCCGTCGGGTTTTCATCTGGCAGAAACTCGAAGGCCTGACCCAGGCCGAGATCGCCGAGCGCATGGGTTTGACCAAGAACATGGTCGAAAAGTATATGATCCGCACGCTCCGACATTTGCGTGAGCACCTGGATGTGTCCGCAAGATGA
- a CDS encoding type III PLP-dependent enzyme, giving the protein MSIQVEDYFARETFQKMKAFADKQETPFVLIDTQMISQAYDDLRAGFEFAKVYYAVKANPAVEIIDLLKEKGSSFDIASIYELDKVMGRGVSADRISYGNTIKKSKDIRYFYEKGVRLYATDSEADLRNIAKAAPGSKVYVRILTEGSTTADWPLSRKFGCQTDMAMDLLILARDLGLVPYGISFHVGSQQRDISVWDAAIAKVKVIFERLKEEDGIELKLINMGGGFPANYITRTNSLETYAEEIIRFLKEDFGDDLPEIILEPGRSLIANAGILVSEVVLVARKSRTAVERWIYTDVGKFSGLIETMDESIKFPIWTEKKGEAEEVVIAGPTCDSADIMYEHYKYGLPLNLAIGDRLYWLSTGAYTTSYSAVEFNGFPPLKAYYL; this is encoded by the coding sequence ATGTCGATCCAGGTCGAAGACTATTTCGCGCGTGAAACCTTCCAGAAGATGAAGGCGTTCGCCGACAAGCAAGAAACCCCGTTCGTACTCATCGACACCCAGATGATCAGCCAGGCCTATGACGACCTGCGCGCCGGTTTCGAATTCGCCAAGGTCTACTACGCAGTCAAGGCCAACCCGGCGGTCGAGATCATCGATCTGCTGAAAGAGAAAGGTTCGAGCTTCGACATCGCCTCGATCTACGAACTGGACAAGGTGATGGGCCGCGGTGTCAGCGCTGATCGCATCAGCTACGGCAACACCATCAAGAAGTCCAAGGACATCCGCTACTTCTACGAGAAGGGTGTGCGCCTGTACGCCACCGACTCGGAAGCCGACCTGCGCAACATCGCCAAGGCCGCCCCGGGCTCGAAAGTGTACGTGCGTATCCTCACCGAAGGCTCCACCACTGCCGACTGGCCGCTGTCCCGTAAATTCGGCTGCCAGACCGACATGGCCATGGACCTGCTGATTCTCGCCCGTGACCTGGGCCTGGTGCCCTACGGCATTTCCTTCCACGTGGGTTCGCAGCAGCGCGACATCAGCGTCTGGGACGCCGCCATCGCCAAGGTCAAGGTGATCTTCGAGCGCCTGAAGGAAGAAGACGGCATCGAGCTGAAGCTGATCAACATGGGTGGCGGCTTCCCGGCCAACTACATCACCCGTACCAACAGCCTCGAGACCTACGCCGAAGAGATCATCCGCTTCCTGAAGGAAGACTTCGGTGACGACCTGCCGGAAATCATCCTGGAGCCAGGCCGTTCGCTGATCGCCAACGCCGGTATCCTGGTCAGTGAAGTGGTGCTGGTTGCGCGCAAGTCGCGTACCGCCGTCGAGCGTTGGATCTACACCGACGTGGGCAAGTTCTCCGGCCTGATCGAAACCATGGACGAGTCCATCAAGTTCCCGATCTGGACCGAGAAGAAAGGCGAAGCGGAAGAAGTCGTGATTGCCGGCCCGACCTGCGACAGCGCCGACATCATGTACGAGCACTACAAGTACGGCCTGCCGCTGAACCTGGCGATCGGTGACCGCCTGTACTGGCTGTCGACCGGTGCCTACACCACCAGCTACAGCGCAGTGGAATTCAACGGCTTCCCGCCGCTGAAGGCTTACTACCTGTAA
- a CDS encoding tetratricopeptide repeat protein — protein sequence MSYQLRREEVVDGADLQAMLEDSPGKAAQAILAAAGQGVVDAQLLLGQILLDGRGIEADAGIARRWFGIAAQGGNAMAFNMLGRCLEHGWGGEVNLAQAAIHYARAADAGLDWGLYNLGNLLATGRGVPVNQAQALACYEKAAQMGHAKSMNLYGRYLEQGIATAASPVRAVRWYRRSAEAGDFRGMFSLAMVLVERGQVAEAMPWLERARVEGNLNFLRSALLTLQGAGPVLMTFAARYAEEIEQRES from the coding sequence GTGTCTTACCAATTGCGTCGTGAAGAAGTGGTGGATGGCGCCGACCTGCAGGCCATGCTCGAAGACAGCCCCGGCAAGGCTGCCCAGGCGATTCTGGCGGCAGCGGGGCAGGGCGTGGTCGACGCGCAGTTGCTGCTCGGGCAGATCTTGCTCGACGGGCGCGGCATCGAAGCGGATGCCGGTATTGCGCGACGCTGGTTCGGCATTGCCGCGCAAGGGGGCAATGCCATGGCGTTCAACATGCTTGGACGTTGCCTGGAACATGGCTGGGGCGGCGAGGTGAACCTTGCCCAGGCGGCCATTCACTATGCGCGTGCGGCCGACGCGGGCCTGGACTGGGGCCTTTACAACCTGGGTAATCTGTTGGCTACCGGGCGAGGGGTGCCGGTCAACCAGGCGCAGGCCTTGGCTTGTTACGAGAAGGCCGCGCAGATGGGCCATGCCAAGTCGATGAACCTGTACGGCCGTTATCTGGAGCAAGGCATCGCCACCGCCGCGAGCCCGGTGCGGGCAGTGCGCTGGTATCGGCGGTCGGCCGAGGCAGGGGATTTTCGTGGGATGTTCAGCCTGGCGATGGTGCTGGTCGAGCGTGGGCAGGTGGCGGAGGCCATGCCGTGGCTGGAGCGGGCGCGGGTTGAGGGGAACTTGAATTTTCTGCGCAGTGCATTGCTGACCTTGCAGGGGGCAGGGCCGGTGCTGATGACATTTGCGGCGCGGTATGCCGAGGAAATCGAACAGCGCGAGAGTTGA
- a CDS encoding Fe2+-dependent dioxygenase, whose product MLLHIPGLFDADELSRIREALEQADWADGKVTAGYQSAKAKHNLQLPEGHPLAKEIGSALIDRLWKTPRFMSAALPHKVFPPLINCYREGGNFGFHIDNALRQPKGSPERVRTDLSSTLFLSDPDSYDGGELVIQDTYGVQQVKLAAGDLVLYPGTSLHKVNPVTRGERYAVFFWTQSLVRDDGQRTLLYEMDNAIQQLTADVPEHPSLLQLTGTYHNLLRRWAEV is encoded by the coding sequence ATGCTGCTTCACATTCCCGGCCTGTTCGACGCTGACGAGCTCTCCCGCATCCGCGAGGCCCTGGAGCAGGCTGACTGGGCCGATGGCAAGGTCACTGCGGGTTACCAGTCGGCCAAGGCCAAGCACAACCTGCAGTTGCCCGAAGGTCACCCGCTGGCCAAGGAAATTGGCAGCGCATTGATCGACCGCCTGTGGAAAACCCCGCGTTTCATGTCGGCGGCGCTGCCGCACAAGGTGTTTCCGCCGCTGATCAATTGCTACCGCGAAGGCGGCAACTTTGGTTTCCATATCGATAACGCCCTGCGCCAGCCCAAGGGCAGCCCGGAGCGGGTGCGCACCGATCTCTCATCGACGCTGTTCCTCAGCGACCCGGACAGCTACGACGGGGGCGAGCTGGTGATCCAGGACACCTACGGCGTGCAGCAGGTGAAGCTGGCGGCCGGTGACCTGGTGCTGTACCCCGGCACCAGCCTGCACAAGGTCAACCCGGTGACCCGTGGCGAACGCTATGCGGTGTTCTTCTGGACCCAGAGCCTGGTGCGCGACGATGGGCAGCGTACGTTGCTGTACGAGATGGACAATGCCATCCAGCAGCTGACCGCCGATGTGCCTGAGCATCCTTCCTTGCTGCAACTGACCGGCACCTACCACAACCTGTTGCGCCGCTGGGCCGAGGTCTGA